From a region of the Zingiber officinale cultivar Zhangliang chromosome 10B, Zo_v1.1, whole genome shotgun sequence genome:
- the LOC122028563 gene encoding plasma membrane ATPase 4-like, with product MAGNRAISLEEIRNETVDLERIPVEEVFEQLKCTREGLTSEEGANRLQIFGPNKLEEKKESKILKFLGFMWNPLSWVMEMAAVMAIALANGGGKPPDWQDFIGIIVLLVVNSTISFIEENNAGNAAAALMAGLAPKTKVLRDGRWTEQDAAILVPGDIISIKLGDIVPADARLLEGDPLKIDQSALTGESLPVTKSPGDEVFSGSTCKQGEIEAVVIATGVHTFFGKAAHLVDSTNQVGHFQKVLTAIGNFCICSIAVGMVVEIIVMYPIQHRRYREGIDNLLVLLIGGIPIAMPTVLSVTMAIGSHRLSQQGAITKRMTAIEEMAGMDVLCSDKTGTLTLNKLSVDKNLVEVFAKGVDKEHVILLAARASRMENQDAIDAAMVGMLADPKEARAGIRELHFLPFNPVDKRTALTYIDNNGNWHRASKGAPEQILNLCNCKEDVRNKVHAVIDKYAERGLRSLAIARQEVPEKSKESAGGPWQFVGLLPLFDPPRHDSAETIRRALNLGVNVKMITGDQLAIAKETGRRLGMGTNMYPSSSLLGQNKDASMAAVPVDELIEKADGFAGVFPEHKYEIVKKLQERKHICGMTGDGVNDAPALKKADIGIAVADATDAARSASDIVLTEPGLSVIISAVLTSRAIFQRMKNYTLGFMLIALIWKFDFSPFMVLIIAILNDGTIMTISKDRVKPSPMPDSWKLKEIFATGVVFGGYLALMTVIFFWAMKDTDFFSDKFKVRSLRHNDDEMMAALYLQVSIVSQALIFVTRSRSWFFVERPGLLLVSAFIIAQLIATIIAVYADWGFARIKGIGWGWAGVIWLYSIIFFFPLDWFKFAIRYILSGKAWDNLLENKTAFTTKKDYGREEREAQWAMAQRTLHGLQPPETANLFSDKSSYRELSEIAEQAKRRAEIARLRELHTLKGHVESVVKLKGLDIDTIQQHYTV from the exons GAGAGCAAGATTCTCAAATTCTTAGGTTTTATGTGGAATCCCCTCTCATGGGTCATGGAGATGGCTGCCGTCATGGCCATTGCTTTGGCCAACGGAGGCGGAAAACCGCCCGACTGGCAAGATTTTATTGGTATTATTGTTTTGCTCGTTGTTAACTCGACCATCAGCTTCATTGAAGAAAATAACGCTGGCAATGCCGCTGCTGCATTGATGGCTGGTCTTGCTCCCAAGACCAAG GTGCTTAGAGATGGTCGCTGGACTGAGCAGGATGCTGCCATTCTGGTGCCAGGTGATATTATTAGCATCAAGTTGGGAGATATTGTTCCTGCAGATGCTCGACTTCTTGAAGGAGATCCTTTGAAGATTGATCAATCTGCCTTAACCGGAGAATCTCTCCCTGTCACCAAGAGTCCCGGGGATGAAGTATTCTCTGGTTCAACTTGCAAGCAAGGAGAGATTGAGGCTGTTGTCATAGCCACTGGGGTTCACACTTTCTTTGGCAAGGCTGCCCATCTAGTGGATAGCACCAACCAAGTTGGGCACTTTCAAAAGGTCCTTACAGCCATTGGTAATTTCTGCATTTGCTCCATTGCAGTTGGCATGGTTGTCGAGATCATTGTCATGTATCCAATTCAGCACAGAAGATACAGGGAAGGAATCGACAATCTATTGGTCCTCTTGATTGGAGGCATCCCAATTGCCATGCCTACTGTTCTTTCAGTGACCATGGCTATTGGATCACACCGACTATCCCAACAAGGCGCTATCACTAAGAGAATGACTGCTATTGAGGAGATGGCTGGCATGGATGTTCTTTGCAGTGACAAAACAGGGACCTTAACTCTTAACAAGTTGAGTGTTGATAAAAACCTGGTTGAGGTATTTGCTAAGGGTGTAGATAAAGAGCACGTGATCCTGTTGGCTGCAAGAGCATCAAGGATGGAAAACCAGGATGCTATTGATGCAGCTATGGTGGGGATGCTTGCAGACCCGAAGGAG GCTAGAGCAGGTATTAGGGAATTGCATTTCCTCCCTTTCAACCCAGTTGACAAAAGAACTGCTCTTACCTACATAGATAATAATGGCAACTGGCATCGTGCAAGTAAAGGTGCACCAGAGCAG ATTTTGAACCTTTGCAACTGTAAAGAAGATGTCAGAAATAAGGTTCATGCTGTAATTGACAAATATGCTGAACGTGGACTTCGATCACTAGCTATTGCAAGACAG GAAGTTCCAGAGAAGTCTAAAGAGAGCGCTGGAGGTCCATGGCAATTTGTTGGTTTATTGCCACTTTTCGATCCCCCTAGGCATGATAGCGCAGAAACTATTAGAAGAGCTCTCAATCTTGGTGTTAATGTAAAGATGATCACTG GTGATCAACTTGCTATCGCAAAGGAGACAGGGAGGAGGCTTGGAATGGGGACAAACATGTATCCATCATCTTCATTGCTTGGTCAAAATAAAGATGCATCAATGGCTGCAGTCCCTGTTGATGAACTGATAGAGAAGGCTGATGGATTTGCTGGAGTATTCCCAG AGCACAAGTACGAAATTGTCAAGAAGTTGCAAGAGAGGAAGCATATATGTGGAATGACAGGAGATGGAGTAAATGATGCCCCTGCTTTGAAGAAGGCTGATATTGGTATTGCTGTTGCTGATGCAACAGATGCTGCTAGAAGTGCTTCTGATATTGTTCTTACTGAACCCGGTTTAAGTGTCATCATCAGTGCCGTTCTTACAAGCAGAGCTATTTTCCAGAGGATGAAGAACTATACT CTTGGATTTATGCTTATTGCATTGATATGGAAGTTTGACTTCTCACCCTTCATGGTTTTAATCATTGCGATCTTAAATGATG GTACAATTATGACAATTTCCAAGGATCGGGTGAAACCTTCTCCAATGCCTGATAGTTGGAAGTTGAAAGAAATATTTGCTACTGGTGTTGTGTTTGGGGGTTATTTGGCATTGATGACTGTTATTTTTTTCTGGGCCATGAAAGACACAGACTTCTTCTCC GACAAATTTAAAGTTAGATCATTGAGACACAATGACGATGAAATGATGGCTGCTTTATACTTGCAAGTTAGCATTGTTAGTCAGGCTCTTATATTCGTTACGAGATCGCGCAGCTGGTTCTTTGTTGAGCGTCCTGGACTTCTCTTAGTCAGTGCTTTTATCATAGCACAGCTT ATTGCAACAATTATTGCTGTCTATGCTGACTGGGGTTTTGCCCGAATAAAAGGTATAGGCTGGGGTTGGGCTGGTGTTATCTGGCTTTACAgcattattttcttcttcccccTGGATTGGTTCAAGTTTGCCATCCGCTACATTCTCAGCGGGAAGGCATGGGATAACCTTCTTGAGAATAAG ACGGCTTTCACTACCAAGAAAGATTATGGTAGGGAAGAAAGGGAAGCTCAATGGGCCATGGCTCAAAGGACTCTACATGGACTCCAACCCCCTGAAACTGCTAACCTTTTCTCTGACAAGAGTAGCTATAGAGAGCTTTCTGAAATAGCAGAACAAGCGAAAAGACGAGCAGAAATTGCAAG GCTCCGCGAACTACACACTCTGAAGGGACATGTCGAATCAGTGGTGAAGCTGAAAGGGCTCGACATCGACACCATCCAACAGCATTATACTGTTTGA